Proteins encoded in a region of the Rutidosis leptorrhynchoides isolate AG116_Rl617_1_P2 chromosome 9, CSIRO_AGI_Rlap_v1, whole genome shotgun sequence genome:
- the LOC139869394 gene encoding probable prolyl 4-hydroxylase 9: MKSRGKIGGWSTLGLPAVFLLCIFFFFLGFFGSSLFSQQVETELNLHPKPRVLTETPYDPLPRGDSGDDLFTNIPFQVLSWSPRALYLPGFATAQQCEGIIKMAKVKLAPSTLALRKGETNENTKGIRTSSGMFISSSEDKTGILDQIEKKIERATMIPRSHGEAFNVLRYEIGQRYNSHYDAFNPTEYGPQKSQRIASFLLYLSDVEEGGETMFPFENGENTASSYDFQKCIGLKVKPRKGDGLLFYSLYPNGTIDPTSLHGSCPVIKGQKWVATKWLRNEEEYD, translated from the exons ATGAAATCGAGAGGCAAAATCGGCGGTTGGTCAACTCTAGGTTTACCTGCTGTTTTCCTCTTAtgcatcttcttcttctttttagGGTTTTTCGGTTCTTCACTATTTTCTCAGCAG GTTGAAACCGAATTAAATTTGCATCCGAAACCTAGGGTTCTTACTGAGACACCATACGATCCGTTACCGCGAGGTGATTCCGGTGATGATTTGTTTACTAACATTCCTTTTCAG GTATTAAGTTGGAGTCCTAGAGCGTTGTACCTTCCTGGTTTTGCAACAGCACAACAATGTGAAGGGATAATTAAGATGGCTAAGGTGAAACTTGCGCCTTCGACTTTGGCTTTACGCAAAGGAGAAACCAATGAGAATACCAAAGGAATTAGAACAAG TTCTGGCATGTTTATAAGTTCATCTGAAGATAAAACAGGGATATTGGATCAAATTGAGAAGAAGATAGAAAGAGCTACAATGATACCTAGAAGCCATGGAGAG GCATTCAACGTTTTAAGGTATGAGATTGGGCAGAGGTATAATTCACATTATGATGCTTTCAACCCTACTGAGTATGGTCCACAGAAGAGCCAACGG ATTGCTTCTTTTTTGCTTTATTTATCTGATGTTGAAGAAGGTGGAGAAACCATGTTCCCATTTGAA AATGGTGAAAATACGGCTTCAAGTTATGATTTCCAAAAGTGTATTGGTTTGAAAGTAAAACCACGCAAGGGTGATGGGCTTTTGTTTTATTCTTTATACCCTAATGGTACAATCGATCCG ACATCACTTCACGGGAGCTGTCCTGTAATTAAAGGCCAGAAATGGGTGGCAACAAAATGGCTTAGGAATGAAGAAGAATATGATTAG
- the LOC139868831 gene encoding BTB/POZ domain-containing protein SR1IP1, translated as MKKTSDWILSHEVPSDITINAGGASFSLHKFPLAAKCGYIRKIVSNSKEIDHVVIEIPDVPGGFEGFELAAKFCYGVNFELSTENIATVRCVSEYLEMTEEYAIGNLVTRSESYLNEVGLTTLAGAVSILQSSANLLPMAEEIKLINRCIDTIAFIVTKESPFLSFGGADGAMMTSASSLSEAKAVVDWWAEDLIVLRIDMFQRVLLAMISRGFKQYALGPTLMLYAQKCLRGLEIFGKSMKNIEPKREHEKRIVLETIVSLLPWEKNAMSVSFLSMLLRASIYLETTMACRLDLEKRMGLQLGQAVLDDILIPCSHFEGETLFDVDTVQRVMMNYLEFELQGARDESDMAKVGKLMESYLAEIASDRNLVVSKFINIVECIPEQAKVSEDGTYRAIDIYLKAHPTLTDIERKKVCSLMDCQKLSREACAHAAQNDRLPVQTVVQVLYYEQQRLRDTMDSSGSLAVQPYTTTTTTAYNNNQPLTNELSRLKKENKDLKFELLNMKMRLKEIEKSSSVNKSTSISPVSLRYSADKPPLPKKSLINSVSKKLSKLTPFLRGDGILASSTKGKNKPSKDRRHSIS; from the exons ATGAAGAAAACAAGCGATTG GATACTCTCCCATGAGGTCCCGAGCGATATTACCATTAATGCAGGTGGTGCATCTTTTTCATTACACAAG TTTCCACTGGCTGCAAAGTGTGGTTACATAAGGAAAATAGTGTCGAATTCTAAAGAAATTGATCATGTCGTAATCGAAATCCCTGATGTCCCGGGAGGTTTTGAAGGATTTGAACTCGCAGCAAAATTTTGTTACGGAGTTAATTTCGAATTATCGACAGAAAACATAGCAACCGTGCGTTGTGTATCAGAGTATCTTGAAATGACTGAGGAGTATGCAATCGGAAATTTAGTAACAAGGTCCGAATCATATTTAAATGAAGTCGGACTCACAACTTTAGCTGGTGCAGTTTCGATTTTGCAGTCGTCTGCAAACTTGTTACCAATGGCTGAAGAAATAAAATTGATTAATAGATGTATAGATACTATTGCATTTATTGTTACGAAAGAAAGTCCTTTTTTGTCGTTTGGTGGTGCAGACGGTGCTATGATGACGTCAGCATCGTCATTGTCAGAGGCGAAAGCTGTTGTTGATTGGTGGGCTGAAGATTTAATTGTTCTTCGAATCGATATGTTTCAAAGGGTTCTTCTTGCAATGATTTCAAGAGGATTTAAACAATATGCACTTGGCCCGACTCTAATGCTTTATGCGCAAAAATGTCTTCGAGGTTTG GAAATATTCGGAAAGAGCATGAAAAACATCGAACCAAAACGCGAACACGAGAAGAGGATAGTTTTAGAAACGATAGTGAGCCTTCTGCCATGGGAAAAAAATGCAATGTCGGTTAGCTTTCTTTCAATGTTGCTTCGAGCTTCCATATACCTCGAAACAACAATGGCTTGTAGGCTAGATCTCGAGAAACGAATGGGATTACAACTTGGGCAAGCGGTTTTAGACGATATATTGATTCCATGTTCTCATTTCGAGGGTGAGACTTTGTTTGATGTGGATACCGTTCAACGCGTGATGATGAATTATCTTGAATTTGAATTACAAGGTGCGCGTGATGAAAGTGACATGGCGAAAGTTGGGAAGTTAATGGAGAGTTATCTTGCTGAAATTGCGTCTGATCGTAACTTGGTGGTGTCGAAATTTATAAATATTGTGGAATGTATTCCAGAACAAGCGAAGGTATCGGAAGATGGTACGTATCGAGCCATTGATATTTACTTGAAG GCTCATCCAACATTAACTGATATAGAAAGAAAAAAAGTTTGCAGCTTGATGGACTGTCAAAAACTATCACGCGAAGCTTGTGCGCACGCAGCTCAAAACGATCGTCTTCCTGTTCAAACCGTTGTTCAAGTTCTTTACTATGAACAACAAAGATTAAGAGACACCATGGACAGTAGCGGTTCGTTAGCTGTACAAccatacaccaccaccaccaccaccgcctaTAACAATAACCAACCGTTAACTAATGAGCTTTCAAGATTGAAAAAAGAAAACAAAGACCTCAAATTTGAGCTTCTTAATATGAAAATGAGACTAAAAGAAATCGAAAAATCATCATCTGTGAATAAATCTACATCGATCAGCCCTGTTTCGTTACGTTATTCTGCTGATAAGCCACCTTTGCCTAAAAAATCACTTATAAATTCTGTGTCGAAAAAGCTTAGTAAACTTACGCCGTTTCTACGTGGTGATGGGATATTAGCTTCAAGTACTAAAGGCAAGAATAAGCCAAGTAAAGACAGAAGACATTCAATTTCTTGA